One Vampirovibrio chlorellavorus genomic window carries:
- a CDS encoding carboxyl transferase domain-containing protein, translating to MDVISSAINTTSVLYQENAAAMREQVERLRERILAARLGGGQALIEKHTQRGKWFVRDRIEALLDADTPFLEFSALAAYDLYDNAAPGAGLVTGIGRVHGQECLIVANDATVKGGTYFPMTVKKHLRAQEIAQQNGLPCIYLVDSGGAFLPMQDEVFPDKDHFGRIFYNQAQMSAQGLPQIAVVMGSCTAGGAYIPAMCDESVIVKGQGTIFLGGPPLVKAATGEEVSAEDLGGADVHCRTSGVTDHYALNDEDAIGITRNILQNLNRRPQARLNQDPPEDPLYDPAELYGIINKDIRKPYDVREIIARLVDGSRFHEFKALYGTTLVCGFARILGYPVGIIANNGVLFSESALKAAHFVELCNQRGVPLVFLQNITGFMVGRQYEAGGIARDGAKMVMAVSNASVPKFTVIIGGSYGAGNYGMCGRAFGARQVWMWPNARISVMGGEQAANVLLTVKKDQLAAQGKPAMSPEEEEAFKAPTLEKYARESSAYYSTARLWDDGIIDPVDTRMVLGLGIAASLNAPFPDRKQGVFRF from the coding sequence ATGGATGTTATAAGCTCAGCCATAAACACCACGTCCGTGTTGTATCAGGAGAACGCGGCGGCCATGCGGGAGCAGGTTGAACGCTTGCGGGAGCGCATTCTGGCGGCCCGGCTGGGCGGCGGGCAAGCCCTGATTGAAAAACACACCCAGCGGGGCAAGTGGTTCGTGCGAGATCGCATTGAGGCCCTGCTGGACGCCGATACTCCCTTTCTGGAATTTAGCGCCCTGGCCGCTTACGACCTCTACGACAACGCTGCCCCGGGTGCTGGTCTGGTCACTGGCATTGGCCGGGTTCATGGGCAGGAATGCCTGATTGTGGCCAATGACGCCACTGTCAAAGGGGGCACTTACTTTCCCATGACGGTCAAAAAGCACTTGCGGGCCCAGGAAATCGCCCAGCAAAACGGGCTGCCCTGCATTTATCTGGTGGATTCCGGCGGGGCCTTTTTGCCCATGCAGGATGAGGTCTTCCCGGATAAAGACCACTTTGGGCGCATTTTCTACAATCAGGCCCAAATGTCGGCGCAGGGGCTTCCTCAAATCGCCGTGGTCATGGGCTCTTGCACGGCGGGTGGGGCCTATATCCCCGCCATGTGTGATGAAAGCGTTATCGTCAAAGGGCAAGGCACCATTTTTCTGGGCGGGCCTCCCTTGGTGAAGGCGGCCACCGGCGAAGAGGTCTCCGCCGAGGATTTGGGCGGGGCCGACGTGCATTGCCGCACCTCGGGGGTGACCGATCACTACGCCCTGAATGATGAGGACGCCATCGGCATTACCCGCAACATTCTGCAGAATTTAAACCGCAGGCCTCAGGCCCGCCTGAATCAGGACCCACCGGAAGATCCCTTGTACGACCCTGCGGAATTGTACGGCATCATCAACAAGGACATTCGCAAACCCTACGATGTACGGGAAATCATTGCCCGGCTGGTGGATGGCAGTCGCTTCCACGAGTTCAAGGCCCTGTACGGCACCACTTTGGTGTGTGGCTTTGCCCGCATTCTGGGATACCCGGTGGGCATCATCGCCAACAACGGGGTGCTGTTCTCGGAAAGCGCCCTGAAGGCCGCTCACTTTGTGGAATTGTGTAATCAGCGGGGCGTTCCTCTGGTCTTTTTGCAAAACATCACCGGCTTTATGGTGGGCCGTCAGTACGAAGCGGGCGGCATCGCCCGGGATGGGGCCAAAATGGTCATGGCGGTGTCGAACGCCTCGGTGCCCAAGTTCACCGTGATCATCGGGGGATCTTACGGGGCCGGGAACTACGGCATGTGCGGACGGGCCTTTGGGGCAAGGCAAGTGTGGATGTGGCCCAATGCCCGCATTTCGGTCATGGGGGGGGAACAAGCGGCCAATGTGCTGCTCACGGTCAAGAAAGATCAGTTGGCCGCCCAGGGCAAACCGGCCATGAGCCCGGAGGAAGAGGAGGCCTTCAAGGCCCCCACCCTGGAAAAATACGCCCGGGAAAGCAGCGCCTACTACAGCACGGCCCGCCTCTGGGATGATGGTATTATTGACCCCGTGGACACCCGTATGGTTTTGGGGCTGGGCATAGCGGCATCTTTAAACGCTCCCTTCCCCGATCGGAAACAAGGGGTATTCCGCTTTTAG
- a CDS encoding acetyl-CoA carboxylase biotin carboxylase subunit encodes MQSEGTVQQRLFNKILVANRGEIAVRVMKTVQEMGIQAVALASDADLQAEHVRQADAVIHLPGEKPADTYLQGEKIVQLAKAMGVDAVHPGYGFLSENANFAEACQAAGITFIGPSPQVIRDMGDKIIAKTLMQQAGVPVVPGWAGNLETDFSQIEKEAERIGYPLLVKAAAGGGGKGMRLVHSPQELEGAFAAAAREAQSAFGDARVFLEKYITKPRHVEFQIFGDSQGNGVHLFERECSIQRRHQKIIEESPSPALNADLRERMGSAAVKAAQAMGYTNAGTVEFIVSESGEFYFLEVNTRLQVEHPVTEMITQLDLVRLQIQVAAGLPLPFQQADLRQTGHALECRIYAEDPARNFMPGIGKLAFYRPPSGPFIRLDSGVREGSEVTVHYDPMLAKLIVWGPDRSAALQKMSWALSRFVVLGVPNNVEYLKAIVDHPAFVAGQLHTHFLDEHGITVRTPEPSEAVWALGTLSASLLQNGSHSNAAKSDESGQALFTPWQQGGAWRALSCQK; translated from the coding sequence ATGCAGAGCGAGGGCACGGTGCAGCAGCGCTTATTTAATAAAATACTGGTGGCCAACCGGGGAGAAATCGCCGTGCGGGTCATGAAAACCGTTCAGGAAATGGGTATTCAGGCCGTGGCCTTGGCCTCCGACGCGGATTTACAGGCCGAGCATGTGCGACAGGCTGACGCGGTAATCCACCTGCCCGGCGAGAAGCCCGCGGACACGTATCTGCAGGGCGAAAAAATCGTGCAACTGGCCAAAGCCATGGGCGTGGATGCCGTGCATCCGGGGTACGGGTTTTTATCGGAAAACGCCAATTTTGCCGAAGCCTGCCAAGCCGCTGGCATCACCTTTATCGGGCCCAGTCCGCAGGTCATTCGGGATATGGGCGATAAAATCATCGCCAAAACGCTGATGCAACAGGCCGGCGTGCCCGTGGTGCCCGGTTGGGCCGGGAATTTGGAAACCGACTTTTCCCAGATTGAAAAAGAGGCTGAGCGCATTGGCTATCCCCTGTTGGTAAAAGCCGCCGCCGGGGGTGGAGGAAAAGGCATGCGTCTGGTGCATTCGCCGCAGGAGTTGGAGGGTGCCTTTGCGGCAGCCGCCCGAGAAGCCCAAAGCGCCTTTGGCGATGCCCGGGTCTTTCTGGAGAAGTACATTACCAAGCCCCGCCACGTGGAGTTCCAGATCTTCGGCGATAGCCAGGGGAATGGGGTGCATTTGTTCGAGCGGGAATGCTCCATTCAGCGCCGCCACCAGAAGATCATCGAGGAAAGCCCCTCCCCTGCCCTAAACGCCGATTTGCGGGAGCGGATGGGCTCTGCCGCGGTGAAAGCGGCGCAGGCCATGGGCTACACCAACGCCGGGACGGTGGAATTTATCGTCTCTGAAAGCGGGGAGTTTTACTTTTTGGAGGTGAATACCCGCTTGCAGGTGGAACATCCGGTCACCGAGATGATCACCCAACTGGATTTAGTGCGTTTGCAAATTCAGGTGGCGGCAGGCTTGCCGTTACCCTTTCAGCAGGCCGATCTCCGCCAGACCGGCCATGCGCTGGAATGCCGCATTTACGCTGAAGATCCGGCCCGCAATTTTATGCCCGGCATCGGAAAACTGGCTTTTTACCGCCCCCCCAGCGGGCCCTTTATCCGCCTGGATAGCGGGGTACGGGAGGGTTCGGAAGTGACCGTGCATTATGATCCCATGCTGGCCAAGTTAATCGTGTGGGGGCCGGATCGCTCAGCGGCCCTGCAAAAAATGAGCTGGGCCCTGTCTCGCTTTGTGGTGCTGGGGGTGCCCAACAACGTGGAATATCTAAAGGCCATCGTGGATCACCCGGCCTTTGTGGCTGGGCAGTTGCACACCCATTTTCTGGACGAACATGGCATTACCGTCCGCACCCCAGAACCATCGGAGGCGGTTTGGGCTTTGGGCACGCTCAGCGCCAGCCTGTTGCAAAACGGCTCTCACTCGAATGCGGCGAAATCCGATGAGAGTGGGCAGGCCCTATTTACCCCTTGGCAGCAAGGGGGCGCCTGGAGGGCTTTGTCATGCCAAAAGTAA
- a CDS encoding acetyl-CoA carboxylase biotin carboxyl carrier protein subunit produces MPKVKLSVPGQPPEVLECQLQGNTFSIQRLIQGAIQGEGQTQTGTVVLSGSGEGWLNLNGNILPFFMTQQTDGPVERLSIWLQGQVYTLERHNAHARATGAKSSLVADGDIKAPMPGTVLKILAQPGDNVAANQPLIIMESMKMEMTLTLPAAGMVKTVRCEAGQLVDMGALLMQVTLTPPEEPA; encoded by the coding sequence ATGCCAAAAGTAAAACTGTCCGTACCGGGCCAGCCGCCAGAGGTGTTGGAGTGTCAGCTTCAGGGAAATACTTTTTCCATTCAGCGTTTGATACAGGGGGCGATTCAGGGAGAGGGGCAAACCCAAACCGGCACCGTGGTCCTGAGCGGTTCGGGAGAAGGTTGGCTGAACCTGAACGGGAACATTCTGCCCTTTTTTATGACCCAGCAAACGGATGGCCCTGTGGAACGCCTGAGCATTTGGCTGCAAGGGCAGGTCTATACGCTGGAGCGGCACAACGCCCACGCCCGAGCCACGGGGGCCAAGTCCTCGCTGGTGGCCGACGGGGATATTAAAGCGCCCATGCCGGGTACGGTGCTTAAAATTCTGGCCCAGCCGGGAGACAACGTGGCCGCTAACCAGCCGCTGATTATTATGGAATCCATGAAGATGGAAATGACCTTAACACTGCCAGCGGCGGGCATGGTGAAGACAGTGCGTTGTGAGGCCGGGCAGTTGGTGGACATGGGTGCCCTGCTGATGCAGGTGACCCTCACCCCGCCGGAAGAGCCCGCTTGA
- a CDS encoding rhodanese-like domain-containing protein, which translates to MNAMQRLKADQISAKENGFKNEFIIDVRSPDEFAQEHIPGSVNIPLPLLSASVDQLKSLPELILSCRSGNRANQAYQQLQAMGFHNVRLLEDGLQGWKAARRETVSFKKGYSIMQQVQIIVGIMVLTGTLYKPLWFLALMAGAGMLMAGLTNTCLMAVLLAKLPWNRIGRDSKSPTNCSLP; encoded by the coding sequence ATGAACGCCATGCAACGCCTGAAGGCGGATCAAATTTCTGCGAAAGAAAACGGATTCAAAAACGAATTCATTATCGACGTGCGGAGTCCGGATGAATTTGCCCAGGAGCATATTCCCGGCTCCGTCAATATTCCCCTGCCCCTCCTGTCGGCTTCCGTGGACCAGTTAAAGTCCCTGCCAGAACTTATTCTGAGCTGCCGCAGCGGTAACCGGGCCAATCAGGCCTATCAGCAACTACAGGCCATGGGGTTTCATAATGTTCGGCTTTTGGAGGACGGCTTGCAAGGGTGGAAAGCCGCCCGGCGAGAAACCGTTTCCTTCAAAAAAGGCTACAGCATCATGCAACAGGTGCAGATCATTGTGGGCATCATGGTGCTGACAGGCACCCTGTACAAGCCCCTGTGGTTTCTGGCCCTGATGGCCGGGGCGGGCATGCTGATGGCCGGACTGACCAACACCTGCCTGATGGCTGTTCTCCTGGCCAAACTGCCCTGGAATCGAATCGGAAGGGATTCAAAGTCTCCTACGAATTGCAGTTTGCCATAG
- a CDS encoding YfdX family protein, which yields MNWSGYWQNALGKVTYLLLGTCVCLGVPSNPDAMAASPPVKAPANPAAKAGEMVKPVIKTVETEMKKVQETVQKEISPVMKPAAKKEQSPQVSQWANDAVNKIEAAQNSIEHNQLPEAKHQLSEAQTLLDHIQQTEPTGNAINRVESTRKQLEAGQISTDKDLVPLEQDIMMFETVTPVPKARQHLNMAKQSLQEKNKAHATEHLVDVESQLIYAEANLPVSRTKQDVLGAQTLLEQGKAKEAHKLLTDSLKHIQEVVMETSKSTQMKLPKAVPAP from the coding sequence ATGAACTGGTCTGGATACTGGCAAAACGCACTGGGAAAAGTAACCTATTTGCTACTCGGGACATGCGTGTGTCTTGGCGTGCCCTCAAACCCGGATGCCATGGCCGCGAGTCCTCCGGTCAAGGCACCGGCAAATCCCGCCGCCAAGGCTGGAGAAATGGTTAAACCGGTGATAAAGACCGTTGAAACCGAAATGAAAAAGGTGCAGGAGACTGTTCAGAAAGAGATCAGCCCGGTTATGAAACCAGCCGCGAAAAAGGAGCAGAGCCCGCAGGTTTCCCAGTGGGCCAATGACGCGGTGAATAAAATTGAAGCCGCCCAAAACTCCATTGAACATAACCAGCTACCCGAAGCCAAGCATCAACTGAGCGAGGCCCAGACCTTGCTGGATCACATTCAGCAAACGGAGCCCACCGGCAACGCCATCAACCGGGTGGAATCCACCCGCAAACAGCTTGAGGCCGGGCAGATCAGCACGGACAAGGATCTGGTTCCGCTGGAGCAGGACATTATGATGTTTGAGACGGTCACCCCCGTTCCCAAGGCCAGGCAGCACTTAAACATGGCCAAGCAAAGCCTTCAGGAAAAGAACAAGGCCCACGCTACCGAGCATCTGGTGGATGTGGAGAGCCAGTTAATCTACGCGGAAGCCAACCTGCCGGTATCTCGAACCAAGCAGGATGTGCTGGGCGCGCAGACCCTGCTGGAGCAGGGGAAAGCGAAAGAGGCGCACAAGCTGCTCACCGACTCCCTGAAGCACATTCAGGAAGTGGTTATGGAAACCAGCAAAAGCACACAGATGAAATTGCCCAAAGCCGTGCCCGCCCCTTAA
- a CDS encoding enoyl-CoA hydratase/isomerase family protein yields MGDFIRIAVEEKASGAIATVTLGRPELHNAFNAPMIAELRDAFTGFGKNSPVRAIVLRGEGKSFCAGADLNWMRQMVDYSFEQNVEDAHALAAMFRAIQQCPKPVIARVHGAAFGGGVGLVAACDMAFATASASFCLSEVKLGLLPAVISPFVLKKIGEAHARRYFLTAEKFSATEAHRIGLLSEALPDEAALDNQLETVLAALCANGPEALAHSKILIEQVCRFDWERAVDITTKLIAERRISAEGQEGMQAFLEKRSPTWVQVGEKVN; encoded by the coding sequence GTGGGAGATTTTATCCGGATTGCGGTAGAAGAAAAAGCAAGCGGGGCCATTGCCACCGTGACCCTGGGGCGGCCCGAGCTGCACAATGCCTTTAACGCCCCCATGATCGCCGAATTGCGAGACGCATTTACCGGTTTTGGTAAAAATTCTCCGGTGCGGGCCATTGTACTGCGAGGCGAAGGCAAGTCCTTCTGTGCCGGGGCCGATCTCAACTGGATGCGGCAAATGGTGGACTACAGCTTTGAGCAGAACGTGGAGGACGCCCATGCACTGGCCGCCATGTTCCGGGCCATTCAGCAGTGCCCCAAGCCGGTCATCGCCCGGGTGCATGGGGCGGCCTTTGGCGGCGGAGTGGGTTTGGTGGCCGCCTGCGATATGGCCTTCGCCACGGCATCGGCCAGTTTTTGCCTGAGCGAAGTGAAGCTGGGCTTACTGCCCGCCGTGATTTCTCCCTTTGTGCTGAAAAAAATCGGGGAAGCGCATGCCCGTCGCTACTTTTTAACCGCCGAGAAATTTAGCGCCACCGAAGCCCATCGCATCGGCCTGCTTTCTGAAGCGCTGCCCGATGAAGCCGCCCTGGACAACCAGCTTGAAACGGTGCTTGCCGCCCTGTGCGCCAACGGGCCGGAGGCCCTGGCCCACAGCAAGATCCTGATCGAGCAGGTGTGCCGGTTTGACTGGGAACGGGCCGTGGACATTACCACCAAGCTGATTGCAGAGCGTCGCATTTCCGCCGAAGGGCAGGAGGGCATGCAGGCCTTTCTGGAAAAACGCAGCCCGACCTGGGTGCAGGTCGGGGAGAAGGTCAATTGA
- a CDS encoding ArsR/SmtB family transcription factor, with translation MDLEKIEKASRCLKALSNPIRLAILCVLKDGEQSVQALEAAVGTSQSNMSTHLATLKDKDILVARREGTQVFYRVKDERLLELLFLLQRIYCPELPV, from the coding sequence ATGGATCTGGAAAAAATCGAAAAAGCGAGCCGCTGCCTGAAGGCCTTGTCCAACCCTATCCGTCTGGCCATTTTGTGTGTGCTGAAAGACGGCGAGCAGAGCGTGCAGGCCCTGGAAGCAGCCGTGGGAACCTCGCAATCCAATATGTCCACCCATTTGGCGACCCTAAAAGACAAGGACATTCTGGTGGCCCGCCGGGAAGGAACCCAGGTGTTTTACAGAGTGAAAGATGAACGTTTATTGGAGCTGCTGTTCCTGCTGCAACGTATTTACTGCCCCGAACTCCCCGTTTAA
- a CDS encoding hydroxymethylglutaryl-CoA lyase, translating to MGNPINAVNPDNAGKAKTVKIVEVGPRDGLQNEKALIDTATKRQFIEKLANAGLKFIEVTSFVSPKAVPQLADALELVRSLPPRDGVHYSALVPNIKGLERALESGIREIAVFTAASNSFTKNNINMSIEESLAVFAPVVERANREGLFVRGYISTAFYCPFEGKVEKEPVLEVCQRLLAMGVQELSIGDTIGQAVPDDVQNTLSHLLRFLPLEQLAMHFHDTNGLALENVMASLDLGISIFDSSAGGLGGCPYAPGASGNLSTDALVHFLHKQGIQTGVDEARLAEASALIRQVLKNTDDLVADIGNLEYLGQVTYPPASPL from the coding sequence ATGGGAAATCCGATCAACGCAGTGAACCCCGACAACGCAGGCAAAGCCAAAACAGTCAAAATCGTGGAAGTGGGCCCTCGGGATGGCCTTCAGAACGAGAAGGCCCTGATCGATACGGCCACCAAGCGGCAGTTTATTGAAAAACTGGCCAATGCCGGATTGAAATTCATTGAGGTGACCTCCTTTGTCAGCCCCAAGGCGGTGCCCCAACTGGCCGATGCCCTGGAGTTGGTGCGCAGTCTACCCCCTCGGGACGGGGTGCATTATTCGGCGTTGGTGCCCAATATTAAAGGGCTGGAACGGGCTCTGGAATCGGGAATTCGGGAGATTGCCGTGTTCACGGCGGCCTCCAACAGCTTTACCAAAAACAACATCAATATGAGCATTGAGGAATCCCTGGCCGTCTTCGCCCCCGTGGTGGAGCGGGCCAACCGGGAAGGTCTGTTCGTGCGGGGCTATATTTCCACCGCCTTTTACTGCCCCTTTGAGGGCAAAGTTGAGAAAGAGCCGGTGCTAGAGGTCTGTCAGCGCTTGCTGGCCATGGGCGTGCAGGAGCTGTCCATCGGGGATACCATCGGGCAGGCCGTGCCCGATGATGTGCAAAACACCCTGAGCCACCTGCTTCGGTTTTTACCCTTAGAGCAACTGGCCATGCACTTCCACGATACCAACGGGCTGGCCCTTGAAAATGTGATGGCCTCTCTGGATTTGGGTATTTCCATCTTCGATTCCTCCGCCGGGGGGCTGGGTGGTTGCCCTTACGCCCCGGGGGCTTCCGGCAATCTCTCCACTGATGCTCTGGTGCATTTTCTGCACAAACAAGGCATTCAGACCGGGGTGGATGAAGCCAGACTGGCCGAGGCATCGGCGTTAATTCGGCAGGTCCTGAAAAATACGGATGATTTGGTGGCCGATATCGGCAATCTGGAGTATCTGGGGCAAGTGACCTACCCACCGGCCAGTCCCTTATAA
- a CDS encoding MBL fold metallo-hydrolase translates to MLQKKIERGILPKPSISPYIPLHYQHFAVDVFFEEPAEIYPLWSGEGNLSYFILNPQSNEVVLIDPDLEILGSYLLTLDQHKLRLTAVIDTHTHAEHATAAPTLSQLLQVPYLMHQQAPSQFVTERVKDGDQRTLGGMAFQFLHTPGHTVDMTTIRLGKRLFTGDSLFNKSCGRADLPGGDAGQQFQSIHQLAQFPADFTIHPGHDYNNHLSSPLSAVSQHNHRLQISSQAEFVAFMNAHYAQEEKPDQLEYYVAFNAQ, encoded by the coding sequence ATGTTGCAGAAAAAAATCGAGCGTGGAATCTTGCCAAAACCCAGCATCAGCCCCTACATTCCCCTGCACTATCAGCACTTTGCGGTGGATGTCTTTTTCGAGGAACCGGCGGAAATCTATCCCCTGTGGAGCGGGGAAGGCAACCTGTCTTACTTCATTCTCAACCCGCAAAGCAACGAGGTGGTCCTGATCGACCCGGATCTGGAAATTCTGGGCTCCTACCTGCTCACGCTGGATCAGCACAAGCTGCGCCTGACTGCGGTCATCGACACCCACACCCATGCCGAACACGCCACCGCCGCCCCCACCCTGAGCCAGTTGTTGCAAGTGCCCTACCTGATGCACCAGCAAGCACCCTCTCAATTTGTCACTGAACGGGTAAAAGACGGTGACCAGCGCACCCTGGGCGGGATGGCCTTCCAGTTTTTGCACACCCCCGGCCACACCGTGGATATGACCACCATTCGCCTGGGTAAGCGGTTGTTCACCGGCGATAGCCTGTTCAATAAAAGTTGCGGGCGGGCCGACTTACCGGGCGGTGACGCGGGACAGCAGTTCCAGTCCATTCATCAACTGGCCCAGTTCCCGGCGGATTTCACCATTCACCCCGGGCACGATTACAACAACCACCTGAGCAGTCCGCTTTCTGCCGTCAGTCAACACAATCACCGCCTCCAGATTTCATCTCAAGCTGAATTTGTGGCCTTCATGAACGCGCACTACGCGCAGGAGGAAAAACCCGATCAGCTCGAATACTACGTGGCCTTTAACGCCCAATGA
- a CDS encoding Lrp/AsnC family transcriptional regulator, which produces MDVIDQHILRQLMLDGRLSNNRLAKAIGLSESATLERVRRLEGSGMISGYAALVEPAQVGRPLELFMTFTLKNQNPAEIERFEAIVRDLDEVLSCAQTLGQADFLAHVAVADIQALSQFINQKLLPLGCIDRMESMTVLKMLKRAHPPLPAIHTTT; this is translated from the coding sequence ATGGATGTTATTGATCAGCACATTCTTCGCCAGCTTATGCTGGACGGTCGCCTGAGTAACAACCGGCTGGCCAAAGCCATCGGCCTGTCCGAATCGGCCACACTGGAACGGGTGCGACGGTTGGAGGGAAGCGGCATGATCAGCGGGTACGCCGCCCTGGTGGAACCCGCTCAGGTGGGTCGTCCTCTGGAGTTGTTTATGACTTTCACCCTCAAGAACCAGAATCCCGCGGAAATTGAGCGCTTTGAAGCCATTGTGCGGGATCTGGACGAGGTGCTGAGTTGCGCTCAAACCCTGGGTCAGGCGGATTTTCTGGCCCATGTGGCGGTGGCCGATATTCAGGCCCTCTCCCAATTTATCAACCAAAAACTGTTGCCCTTGGGGTGCATCGATCGCATGGAATCCATGACCGTTTTAAAGATGTTGAAGCGGGCCCATCCGCCGCTGCCCGCCATCCACACCACGACATAG
- a CDS encoding sulfite exporter TauE/SafE family protein, translating to MMWILTLFWGLLIGLILGLLGGGGALVSIPILLYAFHFPFREAVGASLLLVVLGALPSLLLYWRQKEVDLPAALWMGLGGSVGAFLGSQFASSIPQAFLMQLLIGLILLSVWRLYCPAPIRVSSNRPVNAPGQILKLLMAGLAIGVLTGLVGVGGGFLIVPALILFHRSEPRRAIATSLLIICLNAASGTLGYWTSLPWGNPIFYGLMFSTVIGSLQGFALSRKVGSHRLKQGFGLLLLLIAILLLVKPPVA from the coding sequence ATGATGTGGATTCTGACCCTGTTCTGGGGGCTGTTGATTGGCCTGATTCTCGGATTGCTGGGCGGTGGCGGGGCGTTGGTCAGTATCCCCATTCTGCTGTACGCCTTCCACTTCCCCTTCCGGGAGGCCGTGGGAGCCAGCCTGCTGCTGGTCGTTCTGGGCGCGTTGCCCAGCCTGCTTTTGTACTGGCGCCAAAAAGAAGTGGACTTGCCAGCCGCCCTGTGGATGGGGCTGGGTGGCAGTGTGGGCGCCTTTCTCGGAAGCCAGTTCGCATCCTCCATCCCGCAGGCCTTTTTGATGCAATTACTCATCGGCTTGATTCTGCTGTCTGTGTGGCGCTTGTACTGCCCCGCCCCGATCCGTGTAAGCAGCAACCGCCCGGTGAACGCCCCGGGTCAGATCCTGAAGTTACTGATGGCCGGTTTGGCCATTGGGGTGTTGACCGGACTGGTGGGGGTGGGCGGCGGCTTCCTGATAGTCCCGGCCCTGATCCTGTTTCACAGGTCAGAACCACGGCGAGCCATTGCCACGTCCCTGCTCATTATCTGCCTTAACGCCGCCTCCGGTACGCTGGGCTATTGGACGAGCCTGCCCTGGGGCAACCCCATTTTTTATGGCCTGATGTTTAGCACCGTGATTGGCAGTCTACAGGGTTTTGCCCTGAGTCGAAAAGTGGGATCGCACCGGTTGAAACAAGGCTTTGGCCTGCTGCTGTTGCTGATTGCCATCCTGTTGCTGGTTAAACCGCCCGTTGCCTGA
- a CDS encoding biotin--[acetyl-CoA-carboxylase] ligase, with protein MFPQTRFHYIEAPELDSTNEEARRLLQAEALSGPAIIRAHQQTAGRGTQGRTWHSPAGAGLYFSVVHPFAGWVEVPPALVPITPLFTLAAGVACAESVRDLTGLELQLKPINDLCVNGQKLGGILVESLISQNQCQALITGIGINVFEQDSIIAACLEEGRGNQPISLQACIPPHHFEQFLRLDGGQGQALMRELCDAIAGTVDDLYRALILGEHRSILARYRECQLPGTELRIPPTL; from the coding sequence ATGTTCCCACAGACGCGCTTTCACTATATAGAGGCTCCTGAACTGGACTCCACCAACGAGGAGGCCAGGCGCCTGCTACAGGCGGAAGCCCTGAGCGGGCCAGCCATCATTCGGGCCCATCAGCAAACCGCCGGTCGAGGCACTCAGGGGCGCACCTGGCATTCGCCTGCCGGGGCGGGGTTATATTTTTCCGTGGTGCATCCTTTTGCCGGGTGGGTGGAGGTGCCCCCCGCACTGGTGCCCATTACCCCCCTGTTTACTCTCGCCGCCGGGGTGGCCTGCGCTGAAAGCGTTCGGGATCTGACGGGGTTGGAGCTTCAACTGAAACCCATTAACGATTTGTGCGTGAATGGGCAAAAACTGGGCGGTATTCTGGTGGAAAGCCTGATCAGCCAGAATCAGTGTCAGGCCCTGATTACGGGCATTGGCATTAACGTCTTTGAACAGGATTCCATCATTGCGGCTTGTTTAGAGGAAGGGCGGGGTAACCAGCCCATTAGCCTGCAAGCCTGTATTCCGCCCCATCACTTTGAGCAGTTTCTACGTCTGGATGGAGGGCAGGGGCAAGCCCTGATGCGGGAATTGTGTGACGCCATTGCTGGTACTGTGGATGACCTGTACCGGGCTTTGATTCTGGGGGAGCATCGGTCCATTTTGGCTCGTTATCGTGAATGCCAACTGCCCGGAACTGAATTGAGGATACCTCCCACGTTATAG